Within the Mustela lutreola isolate mMusLut2 chromosome 2, mMusLut2.pri, whole genome shotgun sequence genome, the region ATAGACAAAGGGTAACCTGTCTATATATCAGAAAGAGCAGAAGCTTAATAAAGTGAGTTACTTAAATGTATGGAGAAGTTGAATTATTCAAGCAAATGGAAATTCCAGGAAGTAAGAAGTAACAGGTTCTACTTCTACAGACTAATCAAAAAATAGCAGTTCCAGCTTTGAGGCTGTGAGTCCTTCAATCATGGGCACTTCTTCAACCAAAGAACCATTGGCCTTTACATTACTGGAACCCCAGTGATTCTTTTCAGAGCCCTCTTTATGTCTCTGTTCCTCAGGCTATAGATGAAGGGGTTCAGCATGGGTGTGACCACTGTGTACATCACTGAGCCCACAGCACTTGCGTAGGAACTCTGGGTAGCTGCGGAGCTAAGGTACACTCCTAGGCTTGTACTATAAAATAAGAAGACAATGGAGAGGTGAGATGTACAGGTGGAAAATGCTTTATACTTGCCGTGAGCTGATGATATTCTACATATGGAGGAAACGATCTTAAAGTATGAATAAAGGATCCCAGCAAGGGGACCACCACCGAGCACCACAGTTGCAAAATTCATCACCATGTCATTAAGAAATGTATCAGAACAGGCATGCCCAACTACCTGGTTGAGTTCACAGAAAAAATGGGGTATTTCCACCTCTGTACAAAAGGACAGCTGCAACAACATTAAGCTCTGTAATGAGGAATTCAGAACACTGATGACCCAGGACACTAGAACCAGCAGTCCACAGAGCTGAGGGTTCATGATGACCATGTAGTGTAGGGGGTGACAAATGGCCATgaagcggtcataggccatcacagTCAGGAGAAAGTCATCCCAGCCTGCAAAGAGTAAGAAAAAGTACATCTGTGTGATGCAGCCTGCAAAGGTTATGACTTTTCTCCCTGTTTGTATATTCACCAGCATCTTGGGTATGGTGGTGGAGGTGAAACAGATGTCTGCAAAGGACAGGTTGGTCAGGAAGtagtacatgggggtgtggaggtgggagtcTGAGCTGATGGCCAGGATGATGAGCAGGTTTCCAAACACAGTGATCAGGTACATAGAGAGGAAAAGCCAAAATATGAGGGGCTGCATTTCTGGGTCCTCTGAAA harbors:
- the LOC131825726 gene encoding olfactory receptor-like protein OLF4 encodes the protein MEAGNDTGISEFLLLGFSEDPEMQPLIFWLFLSMYLITVFGNLLIILAISSDSHLHTPMYYFLTNLSFADICFTSTTIPKMLVNIQTGRKVITFAGCITQMYFFLLFAGWDDFLLTVMAYDRFMAICHPLHYMVIMNPQLCGLLVLVSWVISVLNSSLQSLMLLQLSFCTEVEIPHFFCELNQVVGHACSDTFLNDMVMNFATVVLGGGPLAGILYSYFKIVSSICRISSAHGKYKAFSTCTSHLSIVFLFYSTSLGVYLSSAATQSSYASAVGSVMYTVVTPMLNPFIYSLRNRDIKRALKRITGVPVM